In Sphingobium sp. B2D3C, a genomic segment contains:
- a CDS encoding low affinity iron permease family protein: MEMFFTRFASRMASWTGQPFTFVLALSIIVIWGISGPIFQWSDTWQLVINTGTTIVTFLMVFLIQNAQNRDASAMQVKLDELIRAIESAQNGYIGIEHLTDAQICSLRDALEKEIDAVPELIAQRQVELNRLIERR, translated from the coding sequence ATCGAGATGTTTTTCACCCGTTTCGCCAGCCGCATGGCGAGCTGGACGGGCCAGCCATTCACCTTCGTTCTCGCCTTGAGCATCATCGTCATATGGGGGATCAGCGGGCCGATTTTTCAGTGGTCCGATACCTGGCAGCTGGTCATCAACACCGGCACGACGATCGTGACCTTCCTCATGGTGTTCCTGATCCAGAATGCCCAGAACCGCGATGCGAGCGCTATGCAGGTCAAGCTGGACGAGCTTATACGCGCCATTGAATCCGCGCAGAATGGCTATATCGGTATCGAGCATCTCACCGATGCGCAGATTTGTAGCCTGCGCGATGCCTTGGAGAAGGAAATCGACGCGGTGCCGGAATTGATCGCCCAGCGTCAGGTGGAGCTCAACAGGCTGATCGAGCGGCGCTGA